In Drosophila teissieri strain GT53w chromosome 2R, Prin_Dtei_1.1, whole genome shotgun sequence, the following proteins share a genomic window:
- the LOC122614528 gene encoding uncharacterized protein LOC122614528, with product MWPQAQTARGLLAPFHRLKTISGIFNISTCMYIYIYIPTNRRSHFNKSWQCPKNISIIKGATTKQKGQLNIGATGRRRGRLLPAHLAHLHKQTAQGAADLCQQQAIRQLGYLSHPPPPQNDLNTHNLGAASGRQVGGKWAAVSYNVLQASISNKNSNFAQSAQKMFAARKGCSRLDTLQSG from the coding sequence atgtggccGCAGGCTCAAACAGCCCGAGGACTCCTTGCACCTTTCCACCGCCTGAAGACAATATCGGGCATATTCAATATAtctacatgtatgtatatatatatatatataccgaCGAACCGCCGCAGCCATTTCAATAAATCTTGGCAATGCCCTAAAAATATTAGCATAATAAAAGGCGCGACAACAAAGCAGAAGGGTCAACTCAATATCGGAGCAACTGGCAGGCGGAGGGGGCGGCTGCTTCCAGCGCATTTGGCACATTTACACAAACAGACGGcccaaggagcagcagatTTATGTCAGCAACAAGCTATCAGGCAACTGGGATATCTCAGCCACCCACCTCCCCCTCAAAACGACCTTAATACGCATAATTTGGGGGCGGCAAGTGGGAGGCAAGTGGGAGGCAAGTGGGCGGCGGTGTCGTATAATGTGCTGCAGGCTTCGATcagcaataaaaattcaaatttcgcCCAGAGCGCACAAAAAATGTTCGCTGCGAGGAAAGGTTGCTCTCGACTAGATACCCTGCAGTCGGGGTAG
- the LOC122614261 gene encoding tubulin beta-3 chain isoform X2, with product MREIVHLQAGQCGNQIGAKFWEIISEEHGIDSNGIYVGDSDLQLERVSVYYNEASVTRSSGGKYVPRAILLDLEPGTMESVRSGPYGQLFRPDNFVYGQSGAGNNWAKGHYTEGAELVDHVLDVVRKECENCDCLQGFQLTHSLGGGTGSGMGTLLISKIREEYPDRIMNTYSVVPSPKVSDTVVEPYNATLSIHQLVENTDETYCIDNEALYDICFRTLKVSNPSYGDLNHLVSLTMSGVTTCLRFPGQLNADLRKLAVNMVPFPRLHFFMPGFAPLTSRGSQQYRALTVPELTQQMFDAKNMMAACDPRHGRYLTVAAVFRGRMSMKEVDEQMLAVQNKNSSYFVEWIPNNVKTAVCDIPPKGLKMSSTFIGNTTAIQELFKRISEQFSAMFRRKAFLHWYTGEGMDEMEFTEAESNMNDLVSEYQQYQEATADDEFDPEVNQEEVEGDCI from the exons ATGAGAGAAATTGTTCACCTGCAGGCCGGCCAGTGTGGCAACCAGATCGGCGCTAAG TTCTGGGAGATCATTTCCGAGGAGCACGGCATCGACAGCAATGGCATCTACGTGGGCGACAGCGACCTGCAGCTGGAGCGCGTCAGTGTCTACTACAACGAGGCATCGG TCACGCGGTCGTCGGGCGGCAAGTACGTGCCCAGGGCCATCCTGCTCGATCTGGAGCCGGGAACCATGGAGTCGGTTCGCTCCGGTCCCTACGGCCAGCTCTTCCGGCCGGACAACTTCGTGTACGGACAGTCGGGAGCGGGCAACAACTGGGCCAAGGGTCACTACACCGAGGGCGCCGAGCTGGTGGACCATGTCCTCGACGTGGTCCGCAAGGAGTGCGAGAACTGCGACTGCCTGCAG GGCTTCCAACTGACGCACTCGCTGGGCGGCGGCACTGGCTCCGGAATGGGCACATTGCTGATCTCGAAGATCCGCGAGGAGTACCCCGACCGCATCATGAACACCTACTCGGTGGTGCCCTCGCCCAAGGTGTCGGACACCGTGGTGGAGCCCTACAACGCCACGCTGTCGATCCACCAGCTGGTGGAGAACACGGACGAGACGTACTGCATCGACAACGAGGCGCTGTACGACATCTGCTTCAGGACGCTGAAGGTGTCCAATCCCAGCTACGGAGACCTCAACCACCTGGTCTCGCTGACCATGTCCGGGGTGACCACCTGCCTGCGCTTCCCCGGCCAGCTGAACGCCGATCTGCGCAAGCTGGCGGTCAACATGGTACCATTCCCGCGCCTGCACTTCTTCATGCCCGGCTTCGCGCCGCTCACCTCGCGGGGATCGCAGCAGTACCGCGCCCTCACCGTCCCGGAGCTCACCCAGCAGATGTTCGACGCCAAGAACATGATGGCCGCCTGTGATCCGCGCCACGGTCGCTACCTCACGGTGGCCGCCGTCTTCCGGGGCCGCATGTCCATGAAGGAGGTGGACGAGCAGATGCTGGCGGTGCAGAACAAGAACAGCTCCTACTTCGTCGAGTGGATCCCGAACAACGTGAAGACGGCGGTGTGCGACATCCCGCCCAAGGGCCTGAAGATGTCCTCCACGTTCATCGGCAACACCACCGCCATCCAGGAGCTGTTCAAGCGCATCTCCGAGCAGTTCTCGGCCATGTTCCGGCGCAAGGCCTTCCTCCACTGGTACACCGGCGAGGGCATGGACGAGATGGAGTTCACCGAGGCGGAGAGCAACATGAACGACCTGGTCTCCGAGTACCAGCAGTACCAGGAGGCCACCGCCGACGACGAGTTCGACCCGGAGGTCAATCAGGAGGAGGTCGAGGGCGATTGTATTTAA
- the LOC122614261 gene encoding tubulin beta-3 chain isoform X1, producing MREIVHLQAGQCGNQIGAKFWEIISEEHGIDSNGIYVGDSDLQLERVSVYYNEASAVTRSSGGKYVPRAILLDLEPGTMESVRSGPYGQLFRPDNFVYGQSGAGNNWAKGHYTEGAELVDHVLDVVRKECENCDCLQGFQLTHSLGGGTGSGMGTLLISKIREEYPDRIMNTYSVVPSPKVSDTVVEPYNATLSIHQLVENTDETYCIDNEALYDICFRTLKVSNPSYGDLNHLVSLTMSGVTTCLRFPGQLNADLRKLAVNMVPFPRLHFFMPGFAPLTSRGSQQYRALTVPELTQQMFDAKNMMAACDPRHGRYLTVAAVFRGRMSMKEVDEQMLAVQNKNSSYFVEWIPNNVKTAVCDIPPKGLKMSSTFIGNTTAIQELFKRISEQFSAMFRRKAFLHWYTGEGMDEMEFTEAESNMNDLVSEYQQYQEATADDEFDPEVNQEEVEGDCI from the exons ATGAGAGAAATTGTTCACCTGCAGGCCGGCCAGTGTGGCAACCAGATCGGCGCTAAG TTCTGGGAGATCATTTCCGAGGAGCACGGCATCGACAGCAATGGCATCTACGTGGGCGACAGCGACCTGCAGCTGGAGCGCGTCAGTGTCTACTACAACGAGGCATCGG CAGTCACGCGGTCGTCGGGCGGCAAGTACGTGCCCAGGGCCATCCTGCTCGATCTGGAGCCGGGAACCATGGAGTCGGTTCGCTCCGGTCCCTACGGCCAGCTCTTCCGGCCGGACAACTTCGTGTACGGACAGTCGGGAGCGGGCAACAACTGGGCCAAGGGTCACTACACCGAGGGCGCCGAGCTGGTGGACCATGTCCTCGACGTGGTCCGCAAGGAGTGCGAGAACTGCGACTGCCTGCAG GGCTTCCAACTGACGCACTCGCTGGGCGGCGGCACTGGCTCCGGAATGGGCACATTGCTGATCTCGAAGATCCGCGAGGAGTACCCCGACCGCATCATGAACACCTACTCGGTGGTGCCCTCGCCCAAGGTGTCGGACACCGTGGTGGAGCCCTACAACGCCACGCTGTCGATCCACCAGCTGGTGGAGAACACGGACGAGACGTACTGCATCGACAACGAGGCGCTGTACGACATCTGCTTCAGGACGCTGAAGGTGTCCAATCCCAGCTACGGAGACCTCAACCACCTGGTCTCGCTGACCATGTCCGGGGTGACCACCTGCCTGCGCTTCCCCGGCCAGCTGAACGCCGATCTGCGCAAGCTGGCGGTCAACATGGTACCATTCCCGCGCCTGCACTTCTTCATGCCCGGCTTCGCGCCGCTCACCTCGCGGGGATCGCAGCAGTACCGCGCCCTCACCGTCCCGGAGCTCACCCAGCAGATGTTCGACGCCAAGAACATGATGGCCGCCTGTGATCCGCGCCACGGTCGCTACCTCACGGTGGCCGCCGTCTTCCGGGGCCGCATGTCCATGAAGGAGGTGGACGAGCAGATGCTGGCGGTGCAGAACAAGAACAGCTCCTACTTCGTCGAGTGGATCCCGAACAACGTGAAGACGGCGGTGTGCGACATCCCGCCCAAGGGCCTGAAGATGTCCTCCACGTTCATCGGCAACACCACCGCCATCCAGGAGCTGTTCAAGCGCATCTCCGAGCAGTTCTCGGCCATGTTCCGGCGCAAGGCCTTCCTCCACTGGTACACCGGCGAGGGCATGGACGAGATGGAGTTCACCGAGGCGGAGAGCAACATGAACGACCTGGTCTCCGAGTACCAGCAGTACCAGGAGGCCACCGCCGACGACGAGTTCGACCCGGAGGTCAATCAGGAGGAGGTCGAGGGCGATTGTATTTAA
- the LOC122613363 gene encoding CCAAT/enhancer-binding protein gives MLNMESPQMYADAVQTLAQLDLKKEPPLQQATIGQITLTAMSTAQQQQQQQQQQQQQQQQQQQQQQQQQQQQQQPQQQTTDANNNTSQDAALLVKQHAMHQMQQVAALGSNNNLLQKQMLQQYTTQTDLDELTTQEITLDLQHLIDDQFRDTETLGIFSDMVTSPGGLSATLPPSGMVSAAAKVLQQQTLRNQHGYGGRGGGGGAGGALAYMPQPVHATYNNSSDENSSVGSDSSTIKEEPIDPEYRRHLQEAASQQAAFMGNGGGLYNGYGSGTNGLSGGGNPLNGGNTTPSSNGSNGSTGSSNGSQFTNLTTANVLAHHNLPHLAAAAGAHNLLKQHSKLHAQQQHQQHQQQQQHRKHSNKHVDKGTDEYRRRRERNNIAVRKSREKAKVRSREVEERVKSLLKEKDALIRQLGEMTNELQLHKQIYMQLMNHANPEVSRVCRSFLNTNEHSL, from the coding sequence ATGCTGAACATGGAGTCGCCGCAGATGTACGCCGATGCCGTTCAGACATTGGCCCAGCTGGACCTCAAGAAGGAGCCTCCGCTGCAGCAGGCCACCATTGGCCAGATCACCCTGACGGCCATGTCCacggcgcagcagcagcagcaacagcagcagcagcaacaacagcagcagcagcagcaacaacagcagcaacagcagcagcagcagcaacagcagcaaccacagcagcagacCACGGATGCGAACAACAACACGTCCCAGGACGCGGCACTGCTGGTCAAGCAGCACGCCATGCACCAGATGCAACAGGTCGCCGCCctgggcagcaacaacaacctgCTGCAGAAGCAGATGCTGCAGCAGTACACCACCCAGACGGACCTGGACGAGCTGACCACCCAGGAGATCACGCTCGACCTGCAGCACCTGATCGACGATCAGTTCAGGGACACGGAAACGCTGGGCATCTTCAGCGACATGGTGACCAGTCCGGGCGGCCTCTCCGCCACTCTGCCGCCCAGCGGCATGGTCTCGGCGGCGGCGAAggtcctgcagcagcagacgcTGCGGAACCAGCACGGCTACGGGGGCAGGGGCGGCGGCGGGGGGGCAGGAGGCGCGCTGGCCTACATGCCGCAGCCCGTGCACGCCACCTACAACAATTCCAGCGACGAGAACAGCTCCGTGGGCTCCGACTCCAGCACGATCAAGGAGGAGCCCATCGATCCCGAGTACCGGCGCCACCTGCAGGAGGCGGCCAGCCAGCAGGCCGCGTTCATGGGCAACGGCGGCGGCCTCTACAACGGCTACGGATCGGGGACGAACGGGCTGTCCGGAGGCGGCAACCCACTCAATGGGGGCAACACCACGCCCAGCAGCAATGGGAGCAACGGCAGCAcgggcagcagcaacggcagccaGTTCACCAACCTGACCACGGCCAACGTCCTGGCGCACCACAACCTGCCCCACCTGGCGGCCGCCGCAGGAGCACACAACCTGCTGAAGCAGCACAGCAAGCTGCacgcgcagcagcagcaccagcagcaccagcagcagcagcagcaccgcaAGCACAGCAACAAGCACGTGGACAAGGGCACGGACGAGTACCGCAGGCGGCGGGAGCGCAACAACATTGCGGTGCGCAAGAGCCGCGAGAAGGCCAAGGTGCGCTCCCGCGAGGTGGAGGAGCGGGTGAAGAGCCTGCTGAAGGAGAAGGACGCGCTCATCCGGCAGCTGGGCGAGATGACCAACgagctgcagctgcacaaGCAGATCTACATGCAGCTGATGAACCACGCCAATCCCGAAGTCAGTCGCGTCTGCCGCAGCTTCCTCAACACCAACGAGCACTCGCTGTAG